GCAAGAGATGTCCTTTTTCCAGTAAAATCAAGGCCATGCACATGCCTGCCCTCATCAGCAAGTAAAATTGTTATCCTACGCCTCTGGAGACGTGACTGCACAGCGCAAACAAAGCCTTAGGACTGACTGAAAGCTTTACTCAAACGTATCTGAGTGCTTGACGAGCTTCCATTCCTGAAGCAGCATCAACAGTTTCATCTTTTGATACGCTGCGCTCCTTAAGTAATTTCTGATTTGGCACTTCAGGGAGGTGTCGGGATGCACTGAGGCAGAGCAACCAGTAGGTGACCCCCTAGACTCAAAAAGCCTGGGGAGTTCCTTTGCCCTTTGGCGAAACACACCGAGTATGTGTTAAACTTGCCAAAATATCTCctgaaacattattttgaaCTAAAGATGTCTCCGATAGCCTTTCATTTTCATGCAGTCCAACTTTACTATTGAAATTTGGAACAGGAAGCCAACTGTAATGGATAAAAtggttttatatttaagaaaaccGTGTTTTCATTGTTATCATCAATTATTCTAAATTACAGTATCAAACTATTGTAACTAGCCAGCTCAACTGAagactagaaaataaaaaccagtggaggtttatattaagaaaaaggGCCATGCAGCTTTGCCTTTTGCTATTTAAAGTTTCGAAACACAATTTATCCAACTAAATTGTATGGAAGAATGCTCATTGTAATGAAGCAAGCTTTCATTGCTTCAGCATTGACGCAATCCAAATTAACAAACAGACTAGCCATGACaactttaattataaaaattatttctgaacaaaattCTCTGTTAATGTTTGAAAAGTTAATGTTTCCAATGTCTTAAACAATGTGTAGTCTTTTAAATCTATATGAAGAGGAAACACTCTGATTTGGGAACCCTTCACTCTCTGTATATGCAGTTGTCTACTGAAGGGAAAAGATAATAATGAATCAGGCACTGCACTAAAAATACCCTTATTTAGATAACTAcagccttttcttttgcaaactaTTGTCCAATATGCAGTACAAGTTTACATGAGAGTTGCAACAAAGTGCAGACATGCATCCCTTCAGGGTCCTCACCAAGCATGCAGGCACAGCAGATCATGttaccaaagaaagaaaaaagaatactaAGAAATAACCTTAGGAAATTGTTGCTATATGCCGTTTGATCATCGCCTCTGCAAGGACAGATGGGAACAGAAtgaatttggaaaaaatctgGAGCCATATTTTGCAAGATTCTCAATATCCATACATTCTGCAAGAAGCACCCTCCAATGCATCCATATAAATGTCTTTCACTGTGctcttgcccccccccccgattgCTCTATATCATCTCTACTCACTTCCAGTCACAATCCCACTAAATCCTCAATTACTGTTAATTTTATGGGTTCAATTATGCCAGTACTTAGCAGTTACTTCACTCATAATACTGAAGAAGCATCCAATGTAAATAACACGTGAATAACATACCCTGcatatttctggaaatcgtATTTACCAAAAATCTAAATATTGACACTTAGTATTTAATTCAACATAGTTAGCAGTGTTTCTGGAGTAAATATATGGTACAAGTTGCTGTTCATATGTCTTTACTTCAAGCAACACACTATTTAAAGTGAACAACATGtaaacaacacaaaataaatttgaagCATATTATTAAAGTATATCATGTATTAGCTACTAGTACTAACTGCAGTAGATAAGCCCTGCAATATGAAGCCCTGCTATGATCAAAGCCAACAAACAGATTTCACCACTTCTGACTACCAAAGGCaaaaaacattcttaaaatGTGGCTGGCTAAAATGAACGAGTTACCACATTAACAACTACTTCATTCATGCGACAGTGAGTTAAGCAACTATTCACTCTATTTATCTATTATATTAAAGACTCACCTGAGTTAGAACATCTGACTGGCACTGCATTTCCACATTCAAGTACTACCCTACGATCTATTTAATTGGTATACAAAGGGCTTCAACTGTCCCTGACCATTTACATAAGAGTTATCATTAAAGTCAAGTGCTAACAGAGCAAATAAATGAGGCCACCAGAAAGGAAACATAATAGACTTGTCCCTCTGTGAACACCAGCTGTTACCCCGTGCCCTCAGAGGGAGACAGCTAATTCTGATCATACCCCTCACATTTTGGGTCACGCTGAACCTATGTTGCGATAGAACTGATTCCTAACTTGACATTTCCTGAtaattttcctctgccttttttcGCACCTGGTCTCTTATGGCAGCTGGAAGCAGGCTTCTGCATAAAAAATGCAGAACTAGGTGAAGGCACCCAAATGGAAGAACACAAAGAACTCATTTCAAAACTACAAACCAAGAAAGTTGCCAGGACTTTCAGGGGCTCTGAACTTCTGAAGGCATTTCAAAGCCTGGGGAATGACTATGAAATAAGACAAGgtatttcctttcaaaagctGGCACTGCTCCAAAGAAGAGCTAGCTTCTGCCAGCAGGAAGTAGTCATCAAGTTTTCCTAAGCACAATTGTTTATCTCCCAGAGTATTTTCCAAGAAGACGTTCCAGTTCTGAATCAGGAtgtgcaaacagaaaaacttaCTGGAACAGGAGCTTTTAAGCATGTGAGATTTCAACGGTTGGCTGGTTTCCTCAGAGATCTTGCTCAACATGTTAAACACTTACACAGAATCCACAACTGTCCAGGCTGTCAGCTCACTGGGACAGAACCACAGCAAGCTCAGCCCCTCTTGTATTGCCCAAGCACATTCTGCAACAGCACCCCCAGTGATGTACTCGCTGCATCATCTCACCTAAGTGTAGTACCTTtacctttttaatttctcttgcGACGACCACCACCGATGTATCACCATGCATCAACGTACAAAGGTAGACACAATACCTCTCAAGTAACATCACATCTAAAGACAGAACCAAGTGCACAACCCTATCCTCTAGCTTAGCTAAGACCTTAATCACACatgaaaattatgttaaaatgtGGCACCTTCCAGAACCTCCAAATACTGCATAATCTGCACAACTCTGGTCCACTTTTCCCTGCCAGCGCTACGAAGCGAACTTTCAGGGGAACACTGTGCTCGGGACCaaactagaaagaaaagagCCAATGAGCTAAAGTAGGACTACAGCCTGGACATAGGTATTACAGTCAGACAAACCACAGCCAAGCACTAGAGGTGCCAACAGCTAGACCTTTTAAAGGGAAAGGTAATCCATGCAGTGGAGTCAAGGATAGAGGAATGGTGTGGGAAAGAATTGGCCTTAACATTAAGCAAGCTGGCTGGAGACAGAcaccagaaaacaaagcaaagcccCAAAGAAGGACACTGAACAACCGCAACCTCCCCTTGACCTGTGGGATTCCTTCACATATCAGCCAGCTGCGGCACCCACCAAAGAGATGCCCTACCTGAGCCTGCTTCCCTGGCCAGCTGGTCCCATGCTTTTTGATTCCCAGGGGGAGTCTCTCATGGACTGGCAGATGACTTAAATCCTTCCAAGAGCATCCAGCTGCTGTGTACAAAGATCTGTTTACATGACCAACGTTTGCAAAGCTTTCCAGTAATGTTTCGTTTTTACAGGACTAGTAGCACAGGGTTGCTGGGAAGCAAGCCTTTCCATTTACTGTGGTGTGGATATCTTGTCTTTTAAATTCCCATGAGTGGTGCACTCCAGTCTCTGAATGTGCAAGAGAAATTTTGTTCTCAGTCTAACACACCAAATCAAATCAAGAGATCTTTATCTCAAAATACTAAAATGTCCTTGAAAACAGGTAGACTTTCCCTTTATAATCAGCATTCTGTCACAGTGGGAGGGGGAGGTCGACTTTCACCTGAGAGTGGGGATTAGAAGACTGCCTCTACACTGAGACCTCTGCTGTTTAATAAGCATGTCAGTTTTCTGGAAAAAGtagtaaactggaaaaaaattgcaagtgCTACAAAATTATATAGCTTAGTTGATTTCTGGTCTGGCCTGAGACCAGAGAATTCATGAGTTTCAGAGGAGTCTAACAAAATTAAGCAAATGGGAATTACAATGCAAGTGGAATTCAGGGAAAAGAAGATACTATGTAGATGCAAGGAACATTCCGAGCTCTTTATACAGGTTGCTTGATCTTAAATTTACTGCTATCACTCCAAAAATGGATGGCATATCATGAGACCTTGTTACGAAAAACCTGCCCTCTTGTATTctgtaacaataaaaaaaggaattacaTACAACAAAAATGTTAGAAGCCATGAAGCATGAGATGATTTTGCTGCCAAGAAATCTGTGATGCAGAAAGGTTACTACAGGACAGGGCAACAATGGAggttcatattttttaaaaattgaatcaGTTGCTATACATGCATCTACAATTGGTCTTTGGGAAGTCTGTTTCCCACCTGCCTTTTTTATGAGGCAGTGCATGAAATTTATTGCTACTAAGCTACCATTAAACCTGGAATAGGGCACAACCTCTCTGAATGCAGGCAATGCTACTAAACTGCCTAGAGGAACTCCAAGGTGAGCTTCAGTGCTTATGGCTGCTGGGAACTCCAATGGCAGTGAAGGAGACACACTTTCCCCGAAAAAAGGCCTTATAAATGGGCAAACCTTTAGCCAACTTTCAGAATATCTTTGTTCCAGAAACACTAACACCACTGTCTGAGTTAACTCAGACTTCTCTTGTGAATCAGAAGCAAGGCTTCATTGACGATGGTGATGGGAGAACTAATCCTATTGGGATGGGGAGACAGAGAAGCCTACTATGAGGGCATGTGATCTCTATCACAAGACACATACTCCCAAGTCAGCTGATGCTGCCTGCAGTGGCTAGGACACCGCTGTGGGGAAAATACAGACAGAACTCCAGCATGAAGTTCTGAAGGTATTGGAAGAAGAGTTGTTACAAGAGGCACTCAAGGTACAAGTGTGATGGGATCTCTCCCTCACCACAGGAGCAGCTAGGTCAGAGGACTGAGCCATAAAGATGATCAAAGAAAGAATCTCAAGCCTATGCCTGTGGCTCACTACACAGATCTAAGATGGAACTAAGGCAGACCTACTCATGGTTCCTTGTAATTCTGGGTAGTAACAGGTACCAGTAATACATACGGGTGGAACACAAGGACAAGGAACTGGAATGCAAGGTACATGTTTGTAAGATGCTTGATAGAGAGTCAGGGTTTACAGTTGGTCTCGCTGGGTCTTTTCGACACTTTTCTGGTGGTACACTGGGAACAATCATAGAGGCCAATGAGGCAGAGTCTCAAAAATGAGTATTAAGCAGAAGGGATGATAGCTGAgcaaaaaaatcacctttctgCAGGACTTGCTTGTGGCAGTGTTAAGAGAAGGCAAAGCCAACGTCACTTCCTACAGCATACGGGTAGGTTAGCAGCCCCATGCGGTAGGCAAAGGATACAGATTCTGCATAATTCCTCATACTATAGGAGTATCACGTTTTTGCTTAAGAAAAGGTATGTGGTTGTTCCTACTAGGCTTGCCAGACTGCTGAGAAGTGCTGCATCCTTTATTATCACATTGCTTGTAAATCATCCCCACCCCCTACCACAGTTAAGAGCAACCCTTTCACTCAGAGCAAGACACACAGCAAGAACCGCATGTACATTTCCAAAAAGCCTGAACTGTTAAGACCAGAAGGAAGTGTTGCCAGTACCCCAGAGAAGTGAGTAACGTGGCTGAAGTGAgactcttcccctgctccagctgatgATGAACTCAGCAACTAGTAGAGTCTCTTACAGAAGGATAATGGTTACTTTCCACCTTAAGACTGAGAGCACTAGAATTTTGAGATGCACTTTTGATTCCCAATGCGTAATGATGAAACTTAAGAAtgagtaaaataaatacaaaaggtCATTCTAAACATTACAGATTTGGAATAACAGCATTTTAGACTGCAGAACAGTTCTCTTTCTCATTTACTCAGTTATTGATACGGATCTGGGAATACTGCAGCTGTTGACACAAGCTTGGGGCCCTGGGCcacttttcaaatgttttcagaCGCATATTGGGCAAACAAACTCTTTCTCAGACTCTGCTTGTTAGTAAAACTATCTTTTCTCTACAcactcttccattttctttccctctatTCCCCCTTTTTTCATATGTAGGTAACGTTCAActcatatttctttctctgtatgtGATATTACACAAGGGCAAAGCCTCTCCACCTTTGTTAAACAAAACTATTTCCTTTGGTGGGTTGGCCACCTGGAACATACAACGTAAAGCTATGTTAGCAGGAACTAATGTTGTTTCTGGCAGGACATCCAACAGTATCCTCATCAATACATCCTTTAGCTAGATGGTGGTGCTGAACTAAAAGGCAGGATGAGAAACATTCTTGAGTAACTAAAGCACTGTCATGTGGATCACAGGCTTGAATccaatgactgaaaaaaaagaaaagtagaaaaacaggAATGTGTAAACActgagtttgaaaaaaaaaaaaagtggaaatcAGAATTAAATTTGAAGtcttttaattaaagctttCTGAAAGGGTATCTCAGTGCAAGACCAGCTTTATTGAACTTTTCTTTGCCACTCTTCTACCCAGTCGCTTAACCATGTATTTAATAGAAGCCTTTATGCATTGTAATGGTGGTAACATAATATTTGTGAGCCTACATGTATTCTCAGTAACTATATCACAGATAGCCTTAGCAATGCTACAAAAATTTTTTCAACAGGACTACATTGCAGGGTGTCATGCCCTTCGTTTGCCAGCTATGACTGCCAACACTAGACATGCTAAAAGAAGCCATTATTGCGTTCATCAAAGTGGACACCACCAGTGGGAAGGGCAGCTTCCAGCTTTGTGCCTGCTCACATATCGCTGTGAGGTGGCTCGTGTACCACTACTAGTGCATATGCCTCTGCACTTCGGAAGTTTCTTCATGATCACAATTGTttgttgcaaaagaaaaaagatgcttttgctCTGGTTCCATATAAAATTAATTAGGAAAATTAAATCACATACAGATAGGAGGTTAGGATTCTTCTTCAGCTGTAATGCTAAGAAAGCTGAATATATATATGATAAATCACATCATGGCTAGTCTCAGCACTGTAACTATAAATATCACAAAGCCACACAAGCGGGGGCAGCCTgttcaacatttttttgttgttgttgtaaaaAAGGGCAACTTACTTGAAACGAATGTCTGATATTAGAAAAAGATACTAATACCGGACCTGCGTTTTGTTAGGAAACAGTAAAGTTTTTAAATGTGAGTTAGAATTATAGAAGAAACATGAGTCCAAACCCAGAAGAGACAGTCAAAGGAGAAGcgatttttcagtgttttcagtgaTGGGTTTCTGAGGGGCTTAGCAGGACCAGAACAACTTTTTTGCACTCAGACTAAAAGGCTTATTGAAAAGTCGCCATATTTTTCACTAAGGTGTCAGAGCAGAAAGGTGAACTCTCGGCCTTAACTAAATGTCATGCTGCAGCAAGTAAGGAAAGAACAAACACAAACTTAGAAATGCAGGGTTTGTTCTTTGTATCATGAAAGCCTGGCAGAACTCCAATACTGGAGTAATGCCAAACCAGCACACCAGTGCCTTTGAACTTTTAAAGCTCatgtttttccttcactgttttaACACCTTAACTGATTTAAATTCCATGTCCAAATGGATTTCAGAAATAAACCTAAGTAGCCAAAGTTTCAACATTTCATAACTACTCGGGTTGTGGGCAACTGCCACGAGTGAAGCATGGGAAGCTTTGGGCACTGACCTAaagctgacatttaaaaaaaacctcagcgCCCGAGGTGGTTGTGTATCGCAGCTTGCATGTTGCTAAACAGCTGCGTGCCCATCTGCAGTGTTTTACGGCTTTCTACTTCCAAAACTTTTGCTTGTCTGGGCCCAAGATATCTGAGATCTGACACTAACCTGTTTTCCCAAAAAGCAGGTTTGTTCGCCCAGTGTGTGAAACGCCAAACTCCACACAGagtggaggtattttattcatttaatttttgcgcaaagatgggtgctaggtggtaactccaATAAGCTAGCACTCTGCACCAAGAAACCGCAAGGCATTTATGCAGTTAAGTGCATCAGTCACAGCTGATATGCACACCCCCAGCTAATAactggttaatttctttctcatttcagctTAAAGAtacagctccctttaaatttGCCACACATGCTCAGAGTGAGGGGTTTATTTGAGTGGAGGGTTTTCTGGCCTATAGGCATGAGTTTTAGTAgtataatgaggatagttcacctaaagAACACTTAGctttagttcttatcaacattcCAGTTGGTTGTTTtccttgactatacactttatcacccatTTCTCAGCCACCTTCTGTGGTGGCATGTTTCCTTCTGTCAGTCTCTCAGATCTCTTCAAGGATATAGTCGCAACACAAATGCTTCCCTATCTGTCAGCTCTCTTCTCTGgctgccaaattctgttttgcaaggcTCACATGGTTCATTGTTATTAGCTAGAAGAAAATCCTCTTTTCTTTGGGATATCAAACCCACCACGGTACAGTGGAGTCCTTCGTCAGACAACAGGGAAAGCACTTTTCACTCATCGCACAGGACCGCTACTTCTAAGGAACAGGCTGGATTCAAAGGACAACCCCTGATGTATTTCTGCATGCTCTCTTCCAACTTCTACTGAGCAATCACTAACCTCgtctgcttttttgttctttttagcCCATTTTTAGCCCATTCTCATGGCATCTGTTACAGCACCGTTCTTGGCACTTGGGTTCCCACAAAAGCTGTCCCATTCCCTCGGTTCTGCCCGTGATCACTTTGGGACAGATCGCCTCTGGGAAGGTGGCCACAGAAAAGCTTTAACTGCATCGCCACCTCTGACCCTACCCGGTCCCTCCCCGGGACTCTCCTCAATCCCCACCCAGCGAAGGGACGCCATCGCGCCGCAGCAGCGCGGCGAGGCCCGGACGGGCACAGCCCTGGAGCCGGCCCGGGCAGCGAGAGGCCCGCGTCCCCACATGGGCCGAGCTGCGCTGAGCAGAGCTAGGCCAGGccaggccgggccgggccgagccgggccgagccAGGCCGGGCTTAGGGGCCCgcgcgcccccccccgcgccaCGCACCGACACCTCACCAACCCCAACCCCCTCGTCTGATGCAATTCGTTCCCCGCGTACTCTCAGCCGCAGGCCAATCACGGGCTAGCCTGGGCGCACCGTCATGCCGTCCCGGCCAATGGGGAAGAGCCACGATAGTAGAAATCCGGGCGGGGCGCCTGGGCCGCAGAGGGCCGGCAGCCGTGGTGCCGGGCAGCGCCTCACCTCGCCCGCCGCTCCAGCCATGGCAGCGCTGCCCGGTGCCGCAGCCCCGCGGCTGCTCCTCATCCCCGGCCAAGCGGCCGAGCCGCCCCCCAGTCCCGCGGCCGGCCGGCACCTCTCCGTGGTCCTGCCGGCAGGAgccgccgcccccagccccacgggccTGGAGGCCCCGCAGCCGGCCCGCAAGCGGCAGCGGCTCACGCACCTGAGCCCGGAGGAGAAGGCGCTGCGCAGGTGAGTGAGGGCCGGCCGTGCCGCGGGGGTCCCGGCGCGGGGTCCTGCCCCGCTGACCGCCGTCCTGCCCCGCAGGAAGCTGAAGAACCGCGTAGCGGCCCAGAGCGCCCGGGACAGGAAGAAGGCGCGGATGAcggagctggagcagcaggtggtggagctggaggaggaggtaAGGGGCCGGGTgggcccgcggggcggggggcggccgtgGCCGGCGCTGGGGCCTGCCCGCCTCACGGCTCTCTGCAGAACCAGAAACTGCTCCTGGAAAACCAGCTCCTGCGGGAGAAGACGTGTAACCTCGCTCTGGAGAACCAGGAGCTCCGCTGCCGCCTGGGTTTGGATGCTCTGAAGACAGAGGAGGAGAATGAGTTCAAGGTGAGCTGTCTGCCAGGCTGGTGGCTTGTCTCCATCTTCCTCGGCCCAACCTGCcaagagctgctgtgctgcaagAGCTGGCTGCGTGGCAGGGGGCGGGCAGCAGTGCTGAGAGCTCTCGGGCTGAAACTGCTGTGCTGTGAACGGGGATACTTTGTGTGCCAGAAATGCCCTTGTCCTCCAAATGGGGGCTTCCCCACAGACTGAACAGATACCGAGTCTGAAGCAGGTGCTGCTGGTAGTGTGGGAGAGAGCAAGCTGACTAGTTTCAAGCTATTTTAAGGTTATCTACTCTTCTATGTTATGTTCTAGAAGTGAAGTAGTAACTGTTAGTCGTGTATGCCTGTCTTAAAAGAACAGGGAGGGTATAGCAGAGGGGGGTCAGGCTCTCATTTAAAAGTGGGGagcaaaataaatctgtgaaCGTATGGAATTTTGCGCCAACTTTGGAAGTGGTCGTACCTGCAGGTTCCTCCTGTACAAGCAAGGGGTGAATCTAAAGTTGGAAGCCTTTGCAGGAAGAGGTGATTTTTCAGGACTAGGTGCTGTATTGTCTGCCAGAGCTTCTGTGGTGACtgactggaattttttttctttggtacAGACTGTGAAGGAATCGCAGGTGGATGCGATTAGATTGGTGACCGGGTCCGCTGAGTCCGCAGCACTCAGACTACGTGTTCCTCTGCAGCAGGTGCAGGCCCAGCAGTTACCACTTCTGATAGCTTCCACATGGATTCTGATGGCAGTGACTCTTCAGACTCAGAGGTGAGCATCCACTCCTAGCCAAAATGCCTATGAAATTCAGAACCACTGTGGATTTAAGACTAGTGGTGTAACCTCTTGATGTAAATTCACTTGATGGCTTTCTGTAGCTGACTTGTTTTCTGAGTTTTGGAATGCCATACCTGTGGCTCAGAACAGCTGTGTTAAGCTATATCCAGTGAGTACAGGAGTTTGTTCAAGTCCAGTTTCCATAAAATCTTACAGGATATTGCCTGAAACAGTCTCTTAGCTCTTCCAGCAAAACTGTACAAATAACAAAAGCATACTGTGCTTTTACTACTGCTGAAAACTAACCTGATCATTTTGCTGGCACTTTGCAAAGCTGTTTGAACTTAAAGTCAATGACTTCCAGAAATGTAAGGACAGGTGTCTTtcaccttaaaaaaacaaaacaaaacaaaaaaaaaccaacaaaaaaaccaacaaaaaaacccaaaactcaaCCCAAAACAAATGCTGCCACTTTGGTTGTGGGTGGGTCTGCTGAAGCCAGGTTCTGGTACTGGCTGTGTGGAGCCAGCAGGTAGTGTGGTAGTTGTATCTGATGGGTCTGAGATCTTGAGGCTGTGAATAACGAATGCATGTAGAACTCTATGGGGATTGTCAGTAAGTACCCTTACAAGAATTAATGGGCAAAATTGCTGAAAGAAGTAATTGCCTTAACTGTCTGTTCTGATAGTGGTGTTCTTACGAAAACTCCTAGTTCTATGACCATATTAGTGTATTTTAACTTCTAGATGAGGGTTAAGAGATGCCGCAACTAATGTTTTGCTGTGACAGTAGTAGGCTGTCTTTCTAAAGCAGTCTTTCATTCTGCAGTCTGATCTCCTATTGGGCTTTCTGGACAGTCTGGACCCAGAGATGTTTCTCACATATGCTGATTCAGAGTCAACGTGCCTggaaaagctggaggaagagatCTGTGGAGAAACAAATTCCATACCaacctccccctctccctctttGGGGTCCCCATCAGCTAAGCTGGAGGCCATTAATGAACTGATAAGGTTTGATCATGTGTACACAAAGCCCCTGGTACTGGAGATTCCTGCTAAAATGGGCAACCAAACCAATATGCTAGTGAAAATTGAGGAAGTAGCGCTCTCTCCATCTGAAGACAAAGCTATCCCTGAGGTCCCAGTATCTGTGAAAGAGGAACCTGTAGACAGCTTCATGCCTGAACTAGGCATCTCTCATCTGCTTTCCTCTCATCGTAGCCTTGCAGCCTCAAGCTATCTGTTGGATGCCTGTAGTGACTCTGGATATGAAGGATCCCTCTCACCCTTCAGTGACATGT
This DNA window, taken from Phalacrocorax carbo chromosome 15, bPhaCar2.1, whole genome shotgun sequence, encodes the following:
- the XBP1 gene encoding LOW QUALITY PROTEIN: X-box-binding protein 1 (The sequence of the model RefSeq protein was modified relative to this genomic sequence to represent the inferred CDS: deleted 2 bases in 1 codon), with product MAALPGAAAPRLLLIPGQAAEPPPSPAAGRHLSVVLPAGAAAPSPTGLEAPQPARKRQRLTHLSPEEKALRRKLKNRVAAQSARDRKKARMTELEQQVVELEEENQKLLLENQLLREKTCNLALENQELRCRLGLDALKTEEENEFKTVKESQVDAIRLVTGSAERSTQTTCSSAAGAGPAVTTSDSFHMDSDGSDSSDSESDLLLGFLDSLDPEMFLTYADSESTCLEKLEEEICGETNSIPTSPSPSLGSPSAKLEAINELIRFDHVYTKPLVLEIPAKMGNQTNMLVKIEEVALSPSEDKAIPEVPVSVKEEPVDSFMPELGISHLLSSHRSLAASSYLLDACSDSGYEGSLSPFSDMSSPLDTDRAWEDSFANELFPQLISV